From the genome of Thermoflexus hugenholtzii, one region includes:
- a CDS encoding Uma2 family endonuclease yields MAIPREAERLWTAEDLLALGEEARYELIEGRLVPMSPTGFLHGDVALALAAALRAFVHPRRLGRIVVGEVGFVLRRNPDTVRAADIAFVRRERLPAGDLPRGFFEGAPDLVVEILSPSDRYTDILRKVSEWLEAGAAMVWVVDPEHHGVMVFRPDGTLRLLGESDSLEGEEVLPGFRYPVGELFSPLT; encoded by the coding sequence ATGGCCATCCCACGAGAAGCCGAGCGCCTGTGGACTGCGGAAGACCTCCTGGCCCTGGGAGAGGAAGCGCGCTACGAACTCATCGAGGGGAGGCTCGTCCCCATGAGCCCCACCGGGTTCCTGCATGGCGATGTGGCGCTTGCCCTGGCCGCAGCCCTGCGGGCTTTCGTCCATCCCCGACGACTGGGACGAATTGTGGTCGGCGAGGTGGGGTTTGTGCTGCGGCGGAATCCGGACACGGTGCGGGCGGCGGACATCGCCTTCGTACGGAGGGAACGTCTGCCTGCGGGGGATCTGCCCCGCGGCTTCTTCGAAGGCGCGCCGGATTTGGTGGTGGAGATCCTCTCGCCATCGGACCGATATACGGACATTCTACGGAAGGTCAGCGAGTGGCTGGAGGCAGGGGCGGCGATGGTGTGGGTGGTGGATCCAGAGCATCACGGAGTGATGGTTTTCCGCCCGGATGGGACATTGCGCCTGTTAGGGGAGTCAGATTCGCTGGAGGGGGAGGAAGTGCTCCCCGGGTTCCGTTATCCGGTTGGGGAGCTGTTCTCTCCGCTCACCTGA
- a CDS encoding xanthine dehydrogenase family protein subunit M, protein MYPASFEYYRASTLQEALNLLKQHPEAKLLAGGHSLIPLMKLRLASPPALVDIRRVAELKGIRRTDGTVVVGALTTHREVEFSEELKQWCPLLPEVAAHIGDPPVRNMGTIGGSLAHADPAADYPAAMLALGATIKAVGPNGERAIAADDFFVGMLTTALGPGEILTEVHVPVLGKGTGWAYEKFPHPASRYAVVGVAVVVRVENGICREARIGVTGAAPKAFRATNVEQALAGKRLDEGTVRAATENMVSPEGLLSDPFASAAYRAHLCAVLTRRALLRAAERAAG, encoded by the coding sequence ATGTATCCGGCATCCTTTGAATACTACCGGGCGAGCACCCTGCAGGAGGCCCTGAACCTCCTGAAGCAGCATCCGGAGGCGAAGCTCCTGGCGGGCGGGCACTCTCTGATCCCCCTGATGAAGCTGCGCCTGGCCAGCCCGCCGGCGCTGGTGGACATCCGCCGGGTGGCGGAGCTGAAGGGGATCCGCCGGACCGATGGGACGGTGGTCGTCGGGGCGTTGACCACCCACCGGGAGGTGGAGTTCTCCGAGGAGCTGAAGCAGTGGTGCCCGTTGCTGCCGGAGGTGGCCGCCCACATCGGGGATCCGCCGGTGCGCAACATGGGCACCATCGGCGGGAGCCTGGCCCACGCCGACCCGGCCGCGGATTACCCGGCGGCCATGCTGGCCCTGGGGGCGACGATCAAAGCCGTGGGCCCGAACGGGGAGCGGGCCATCGCCGCCGATGACTTCTTCGTGGGGATGCTCACCACCGCCCTCGGGCCCGGCGAGATCCTCACCGAGGTCCACGTCCCCGTCCTGGGCAAGGGAACCGGCTGGGCCTATGAGAAGTTCCCGCACCCCGCTTCCCGCTACGCCGTGGTGGGGGTGGCCGTTGTGGTTCGGGTGGAGAACGGGATCTGCCGCGAGGCCCGGATTGGCGTCACCGGCGCCGCCCCTAAGGCCTTCCGGGCCACGAACGTGGAGCAGGCCCTGGCCGGCAAACGGCTGGACGAGGGGACGGTGCGGGCGGCCACGGAGAACATGGTCAGCCCGGAGGGCTTGCTGAGCGATCCCTTCGCCTCGGCCGCCTACCGCGCCCACCTCTGCGCCGTGCTGACCCGCCGCGCCCTGCTCCGGGCGGCGGAACGGGCGGCCGGATGA
- a CDS encoding Uma2 family endonuclease, with translation MAMPVKAPERLWTAEDLLALGEEARYELIEGRLVPMSPTGLSHGYTEARIVALLWSYLREHPIGILVTGEVGFVLRRDPDTVQAADIAFIRADRLPPEGLPFGFFEGAPDLAVEILSPFDRYPDLLRKVSQWLEAGTRLVWVVDPARRTVTAFQFDGTLRLLDESAELDGGDVLPGFRHPVRDLFEGEL, from the coding sequence ATGGCAATGCCGGTGAAGGCTCCGGAACGCCTCTGGACTGCGGAAGACCTCCTGGCCCTGGGAGAGGAAGCGCGCTACGAACTCATCGAGGGGAGGCTCGTCCCCATGAGCCCCACCGGACTCAGCCACGGATACACGGAGGCCCGGATCGTCGCGCTGCTGTGGTCGTATCTGCGAGAGCACCCCATCGGGATTCTGGTGACTGGCGAGGTGGGGTTCGTGCTGCGGCGGGATCCGGACACGGTGCAGGCAGCGGACATCGCCTTCATCCGCGCCGACCGCCTGCCCCCGGAAGGCCTCCCCTTCGGCTTCTTCGAAGGTGCCCCCGACCTGGCGGTGGAGATCCTCTCCCCCTTCGACCGCTACCCCGACCTCCTCCGCAAGGTCAGCCAGTGGCTGGAGGCCGGCACCCGCCTGGTCTGGGTCGTCGACCCCGCCCGCCGTACCGTCACCGCCTTCCAGTTCGACGGCACCCTCCGCCTCCTCGACGAGTCCGCCGAGCTGGACGGCGGCGACGTCCTCCCCGGCTTCCGCCATCCGGTGCGGGACCTGTTCGAGGGCGAGCTTTGA
- a CDS encoding XdhC family protein, whose protein sequence is MQEVLEAIERWKARGEQVALATVVKVIGSAPRDVGAKMVVSSGGEMAGSVSGGCVEGAVFEIAQEVLRTGRPRLVRFGISDEMAWDVGLACGGTIEVFIEPLP, encoded by the coding sequence ATGCAAGAGGTGCTGGAGGCGATTGAGCGCTGGAAAGCGCGAGGGGAGCAGGTCGCCCTGGCGACGGTGGTGAAGGTCATCGGCTCCGCCCCGCGGGACGTGGGGGCCAAGATGGTGGTCTCCTCCGGCGGGGAGATGGCCGGTTCCGTGAGCGGCGGCTGCGTGGAAGGCGCCGTCTTCGAGATCGCCCAGGAGGTGCTCCGCACCGGCCGCCCTCGCCTGGTCCGCTTCGGGATCAGCGACGAAATGGCCTGGGACGTGGGCCTGGCCTGTGGGGGCACCATCGAGGTCTTCATCGAGCCCCTCCCGTGA
- a CDS encoding MoxR family ATPase: MFPRSIDEVIRALEAHRYIAERGLATAIFLALRLNRPLFLEGEPGVGKTEVAKVLADLLETELIRLQCYEGLDVHSAVYEWDYARQILQIRMLEASGERDEARIRQQIFSPDFLIKRPLLQALEAKNGRPPVLLIDELDRADEEFEAFLLELLSDWQITIPEIGTVRAEQPPVVVITSNRTREIHDALKRRCLYFWIDYPSFEKEIQIVQARIPEAPERLTRQIVAFVQELRRLDLYKLPGVAETLDWTAALLALDRTELDPTVVDETLGVLLKYQDDVLKVRGEIAQDLLAKALLRAEMASGGT; this comes from the coding sequence GTGTTCCCCCGTTCCATTGATGAGGTGATCCGGGCCCTGGAGGCCCATCGCTACATCGCCGAGCGCGGGCTGGCCACGGCCATCTTCCTGGCCCTGCGGCTGAACCGCCCCCTCTTCCTGGAAGGCGAGCCCGGCGTCGGCAAGACGGAAGTCGCCAAGGTCCTGGCCGATCTCCTCGAAACCGAGCTCATCCGCCTCCAGTGTTACGAGGGGCTCGATGTCCACAGCGCGGTCTACGAATGGGACTACGCCCGCCAGATCCTTCAGATCCGCATGCTGGAGGCCTCCGGGGAACGGGACGAGGCGCGCATCCGCCAGCAGATCTTCAGCCCGGATTTCCTGATCAAACGCCCTCTCCTCCAGGCCCTGGAGGCGAAGAACGGCCGCCCGCCCGTGCTGCTCATCGACGAGCTGGACCGGGCCGACGAGGAATTCGAGGCTTTCCTTCTCGAGCTGCTCTCCGACTGGCAGATCACCATCCCGGAGATCGGGACAGTGCGGGCGGAGCAGCCGCCGGTGGTGGTGATCACCTCCAACCGCACTCGCGAGATCCACGACGCCCTCAAGCGACGCTGCCTCTATTTCTGGATCGATTACCCCTCCTTCGAGAAGGAGATCCAGATCGTGCAGGCCCGCATCCCGGAGGCCCCCGAACGCCTGACCCGACAGATCGTGGCCTTCGTGCAGGAGCTCCGACGGCTGGATCTTTACAAGCTGCCCGGGGTGGCGGAGACGCTGGACTGGACCGCCGCCCTGCTGGCCCTGGATCGGACGGAGCTGGACCCGACGGTGGTCGATGAGACCCTCGGGGTGTTGCTGAAGTATCAGGACGACGTGCTCAAGGTGCGCGGAGAGATCGCCCAGGACTTGCTGGCGAAAGCCCTCCTGCGGGCCGAGATGGCCTCCGGGGGCACCTGA
- a CDS encoding type II toxin-antitoxin system Phd/YefM family antitoxin has translation MLRCAWICSSAWRVIVERVPISKLRARFLDFLERVKRTGEPILVTRHGEPLAQILPPPISERPTSWLGALQGTGKIVGDILSPATNEQEWEVLQK, from the coding sequence ATGCTACGATGCGCTTGGATCTGCAGCTCTGCCTGGAGAGTAATTGTGGAGCGAGTTCCGATCTCGAAACTTCGAGCCCGCTTTCTGGATTTCCTGGAGCGCGTGAAACGCACCGGAGAGCCGATCCTGGTGACGCGCCATGGGGAACCCCTCGCTCAGATCTTACCACCTCCCATCTCTGAGCGGCCCACCTCATGGTTAGGCGCTCTCCAAGGAACCGGAAAGATCGTTGGCGATATTCTAAGCCCTGCCACAAACGAACAAGAGTGGGAAGTCCTCCAGAAATGA
- a CDS encoding AI-2E family transporter: protein MRIPRLVLILISLAALIYISERLWQLFRLFADLARMLALAGLLAYILHPVVAWMDRGLFPEAWLERLIQRGAPPALRRLARLRVPYALGATLIYTGLLGLLLLALLLGLPLLIRQALDLAALLPQRLQHLPEEMVRVQRELAMRLNIPPEALALLPSREAWQDLARQGAGWLFPVLVETARQVGGGVVEFLLILALSYYTMLDWRNISQQVLSLIPRHYHDEIHTTARILDRTFGGFLRGQLLIALLNGLVTLLVMLAFEAPFAGLITLLSALIILIPIIGAPIALWGPPLTLWLQGAWTAGLWMWLILLVYQQVLFHFLVPRMLGEATGLPPLLTLIAVLIGVRLFGFWGFVFAIPIAGAGYSLAFLLLRPREDAIRARERSAGSPSTDPIEDRK from the coding sequence GTGCGCATCCCGCGCCTCGTGCTGATCCTGATCAGCCTGGCGGCGCTGATCTACATCAGCGAACGGCTCTGGCAGCTGTTCCGCCTGTTCGCCGACCTGGCCCGCATGCTGGCCCTGGCGGGGCTGCTGGCCTACATCCTGCACCCGGTGGTCGCCTGGATGGATCGCGGGCTGTTCCCGGAAGCGTGGCTGGAGCGCCTGATTCAGCGGGGGGCGCCCCCCGCGCTGCGCCGCCTCGCCCGCCTCCGCGTCCCCTACGCCCTGGGCGCCACGCTGATCTACACTGGCCTGCTGGGCTTGCTCCTGCTGGCCCTCCTGCTGGGGTTGCCCCTCCTGATCCGCCAGGCCCTGGATCTGGCGGCCCTCCTCCCCCAACGGCTTCAGCACCTGCCCGAGGAGATGGTCCGGGTGCAACGGGAGCTGGCCATGCGATTGAACATCCCGCCCGAAGCCCTGGCCCTCCTCCCCTCCCGGGAGGCCTGGCAGGATCTGGCGCGCCAGGGGGCCGGGTGGCTCTTCCCGGTCCTGGTGGAGACGGCTCGACAGGTCGGCGGGGGCGTGGTGGAGTTCCTGCTGATCCTGGCCCTGAGCTACTACACGATGCTGGACTGGCGCAACATCTCCCAACAGGTCCTTTCCTTGATCCCACGCCACTACCACGATGAGATCCACACGACGGCACGGATCCTGGATCGCACCTTCGGAGGGTTCTTGCGAGGTCAGCTCCTGATCGCACTCCTCAACGGGCTGGTCACCCTCCTGGTGATGCTGGCCTTCGAGGCGCCCTTCGCCGGGCTCATCACGCTGCTCTCCGCCCTCATCATCCTGATCCCCATCATCGGGGCGCCCATCGCCCTGTGGGGCCCGCCCCTCACGCTCTGGCTTCAGGGCGCGTGGACGGCAGGGCTCTGGATGTGGCTGATCCTGCTCGTCTACCAGCAGGTCCTTTTTCACTTCCTGGTCCCCCGGATGCTGGGGGAAGCCACCGGCCTGCCGCCCCTGCTCACCCTGATCGCCGTCCTGATCGGAGTGCGTCTGTTCGGGTTCTGGGGGTTCGTCTTCGCCATCCCCATCGCCGGGGCCGGCTACAGCCTGGCCTTCCTGCTGCTGCGACCCCGTGAGGACGCGATCAGGGCGAGGGAGCGATCAGCGGGATCACCGTCCACTGATCCCATCGAAGATCGTAAATGA
- a CDS encoding xanthine dehydrogenase family protein molybdopterin-binding subunit, protein MATRYFGVAMKRREDPRFITGRGTYVDDLTLPGLVYAAMVRSPHAHARIQAIHKEKALKHPGVIAVFTGKDMVDSGVKSLPCGWLLPGMKLPPHYPMAVDKVRHVGEIVAVVIAEDRYTAEDAARLVEVEYEVLPAVADGAKALQPGAPAVHDEAPDNVCFRWSIGDKEKTEEAFRRAHKTVKLELVNQRLIPNAIEPRAAMAQYNPATDEYTLWVTSQNPHVHRLLMAAFVLGIPEHKLRVISPDVGGGFGSKIFLYPEETIVTWAARQVGRPVKWTARRMESFVSDAHGRDHITEAELAVDEKGKVLGMRVKTIANLGAYLSTFAPAIPTYLYGTLLSGQYEIPTIYCEVTGVFTHTTPVDAYRGAGRPEATYVVERLMDIAARELGEDPAEFRRKNFIPPDKFPYQTPVALQYDSGNYEGALNKALEIIHYKELRRQQEELRKQGRYIGIGLSCYIEACGIAPSQVVGSLGAQAGLWESALVRVHPTGKVTVYTGSHTHGQGHETAFAQIVADELGIPIEDVEIVHGDTGSVPFGMGTYGSRSAPVGGSAIVLSLQKIKEKARKIAAHLLEAAEEDVVFEDGKFYVKGVPDRFKTFQEVALQAYLAHNYPPGLEPGLEASSFYDPKNFTFPFGTHICVVEVDPETGKVKILRYVAVDDAGRIINPLIAEGQVHGGIAQGVGQALLEGAVYDENAQLLSASMLDYALPRADDLPSFEIDHTVTPCPHNPLGVKGIGETGTIAATAAVVNAVMDALAPFGIRHIDMPLTPEKIWRAIREARAA, encoded by the coding sequence ATGGCGACGCGCTATTTCGGTGTGGCGATGAAACGACGGGAGGATCCGCGCTTCATCACCGGGCGCGGCACCTACGTGGACGATCTCACCCTGCCCGGCCTGGTCTATGCGGCGATGGTGCGCAGCCCCCACGCCCACGCCCGGATCCAGGCCATCCACAAGGAGAAAGCCCTAAAGCATCCCGGGGTGATCGCCGTGTTCACCGGCAAGGACATGGTGGACAGCGGGGTGAAGTCCCTCCCCTGCGGCTGGCTGCTCCCCGGGATGAAGCTGCCGCCCCACTACCCCATGGCCGTGGACAAAGTCCGCCACGTGGGGGAGATCGTGGCGGTGGTGATCGCCGAGGACCGCTATACGGCGGAGGATGCGGCGCGGCTGGTGGAGGTGGAGTATGAGGTCCTGCCGGCCGTGGCCGACGGCGCCAAGGCCCTCCAGCCCGGCGCCCCCGCCGTCCACGACGAGGCCCCCGACAACGTTTGCTTCCGCTGGTCCATCGGCGACAAAGAGAAGACCGAAGAGGCCTTCCGCCGGGCCCATAAGACCGTGAAGCTGGAGCTGGTGAACCAGCGCCTGATCCCCAACGCCATCGAGCCCCGGGCGGCCATGGCCCAGTATAACCCGGCCACCGACGAATACACCCTCTGGGTCACCAGCCAGAACCCCCACGTCCACCGCCTGCTCATGGCCGCCTTCGTCCTGGGCATCCCCGAGCACAAGCTCCGGGTGATCTCCCCCGACGTCGGCGGCGGCTTCGGCAGCAAGATCTTCCTCTACCCGGAGGAGACCATCGTCACCTGGGCGGCCAGGCAGGTGGGCCGGCCGGTGAAGTGGACGGCGCGGCGGATGGAGAGCTTCGTCAGCGACGCCCACGGCCGCGATCACATCACCGAAGCCGAGCTGGCGGTCGATGAGAAGGGGAAGGTCCTGGGGATGCGGGTGAAGACCATCGCCAACCTGGGGGCGTATCTCTCCACCTTCGCTCCGGCCATCCCCACCTACCTCTACGGCACCCTGCTCTCCGGCCAGTATGAGATCCCCACGATTTACTGCGAGGTGACGGGGGTCTTCACCCACACCACCCCGGTGGACGCCTACCGGGGGGCCGGGCGGCCCGAGGCCACCTATGTGGTGGAGCGGCTGATGGACATCGCCGCCCGGGAGCTGGGGGAGGATCCCGCCGAGTTCCGGCGCAAGAACTTCATCCCGCCGGACAAGTTCCCTTATCAGACCCCGGTGGCCCTCCAGTATGACAGCGGCAATTACGAAGGCGCCTTGAACAAAGCCCTGGAGATCATCCATTACAAAGAGCTGCGCCGGCAACAGGAGGAGCTCCGCAAGCAGGGCCGTTACATCGGCATCGGCCTCTCCTGTTACATCGAAGCCTGCGGCATCGCGCCCTCCCAGGTGGTGGGCTCCCTGGGCGCCCAGGCCGGCCTCTGGGAGAGCGCCCTGGTCCGGGTGCACCCCACGGGCAAAGTAACCGTCTACACCGGCTCCCACACCCACGGCCAGGGCCACGAGACCGCCTTCGCCCAAATCGTGGCCGACGAGCTGGGCATCCCCATCGAGGACGTGGAGATCGTCCACGGGGACACGGGGAGCGTCCCCTTCGGGATGGGCACCTACGGCAGCCGCAGCGCCCCGGTGGGCGGCAGCGCCATCGTCCTGAGCCTCCAGAAGATCAAGGAGAAGGCCCGCAAGATCGCCGCCCATCTGCTGGAGGCCGCCGAGGAGGACGTGGTCTTCGAGGACGGCAAGTTCTACGTGAAGGGCGTGCCCGACCGCTTCAAGACCTTCCAGGAGGTCGCCCTCCAGGCCTATCTCGCCCACAACTACCCGCCGGGCCTGGAGCCGGGGCTGGAGGCCTCCTCGTTCTATGATCCCAAGAACTTCACCTTCCCCTTCGGCACCCACATCTGCGTGGTGGAGGTGGATCCGGAGACCGGGAAGGTGAAGATCCTGCGCTACGTGGCGGTGGACGACGCCGGACGCATCATCAACCCGCTGATCGCCGAAGGACAGGTCCACGGGGGCATCGCCCAGGGCGTCGGCCAGGCCCTGCTGGAGGGCGCCGTCTACGATGAGAACGCCCAGCTGCTCTCCGCCTCTATGCTGGACTACGCCCTCCCGCGGGCCGACGATCTGCCGTCCTTCGAGATCGACCACACCGTGACCCCGTGCCCGCACAACCCGCTGGGGGTGAAGGGCATCGGGGAGACCGGGACCATCGCCGCCACGGCCGCCGTGGTCAACGCGGTGATGGATGCCCTGGCGCCCTTCGGGATCCGCCACATCGACATGCCGCTCACGCCGGAGAAGATCTGGCGGGCCATCCGGGAGGCCCGCGCCGCATAG
- a CDS encoding XdhC family protein — protein sequence MDWFERVREAIRREEPIAVATVIRGPEAWLGAKWIVEAAGDGLTAGHPELDARVQEIARRYLALGHSGAVSLPTSEGEVEIYIESYVPPPLLLIVGGTHIGIALTAIAKILGWRVYLIDPRRTFATPERFPHVDRMIHAWPDEVLPDLITPHTAVAILTHDPKLDDPAVIAALQSPAFYVGALGSRKTNARRLERLRRKGLDEATLARLHAPIGLDIGARTPEEIALSIMAEIIAERNRRIPRVRAPQAQEAPA from the coding sequence ATGGACTGGTTCGAGCGGGTGCGGGAGGCGATCCGCCGGGAGGAGCCCATCGCGGTGGCCACAGTGATCCGGGGTCCGGAGGCCTGGCTGGGCGCCAAATGGATCGTGGAGGCCGCCGGGGACGGCCTGACGGCCGGGCATCCGGAGCTGGACGCCCGGGTTCAGGAGATCGCGCGGCGCTATCTGGCCCTCGGCCACTCCGGAGCCGTCAGCCTGCCCACCTCCGAGGGCGAGGTCGAGATCTACATTGAGTCCTATGTGCCCCCGCCCCTCCTCCTCATCGTAGGGGGCACCCACATCGGCATCGCCCTGACCGCCATCGCCAAGATCCTGGGCTGGCGGGTCTACCTGATCGATCCCCGTCGGACCTTCGCCACCCCGGAGCGCTTCCCCCATGTGGATCGGATGATCCACGCCTGGCCGGACGAGGTGCTCCCCGACCTGATCACCCCCCACACCGCCGTGGCCATCCTCACCCATGATCCCAAGCTGGATGATCCGGCGGTGATCGCCGCCCTGCAGAGCCCCGCCTTCTATGTGGGGGCCCTGGGCAGCCGCAAGACCAACGCCCGCCGGCTGGAGCGCCTCCGCCGCAAAGGGCTGGACGAGGCCACCCTGGCCCGGCTCCACGCCCCCATCGGGCTGGACATCGGGGCCCGAACCCCGGAGGAGATCGCCCTGAGCATCATGGCGGAGATCATCGCCGAGCGGAACCGGCGGATCCCCCGTGTCCGCGCCCCGCAAGCCCAGGAGGCTCCCGCATGA
- a CDS encoding VWA domain-containing protein, translated as MGGYLLHHIVRFGRTLRAAGVPITPGQIVAFIRALEWLPLEDRELFYHAARCTLVCRREDLETFDRVFEWFWRNPLMGGQLPPGLLSTAPGPIRRQENRPRPAEVGHPPAPEPRSENPEAPPVILADRAMTYSPIEILRRKPFERFSEEEIQRVRRLMARLRWQISERETRRLRPGPRGEHLDLRRTLRRSMRHYGEWVRLLWRTHKRKPRPLVVLCDISGSMERYARMLLHFLHALSHTRRHVETFVFGTRLTRITRCLRHRDLDEALREVSHTVVDWSGGTRIGECLHVFNRDWGRRVLGRGAVVMIISDGWDRGDVELLRQEMERLQKSCYRLIWLNPLLGIPGYQPLTRGMQAALPYIDDFLPVHNLASLEQLAAHLERLPARRSARRSGLARPVPSGGPE; from the coding sequence ATGGGGGGCTACCTGCTGCATCACATCGTTCGATTCGGGCGCACCCTGCGGGCGGCCGGGGTGCCCATCACCCCCGGCCAGATCGTGGCCTTCATCCGCGCCCTGGAGTGGCTCCCCCTGGAGGACCGGGAGCTTTTCTACCATGCCGCCCGCTGCACCCTGGTCTGCCGCCGGGAGGACCTGGAGACCTTCGACCGGGTGTTCGAGTGGTTCTGGCGCAATCCCCTCATGGGAGGTCAGCTCCCGCCCGGCCTCCTCTCCACGGCCCCCGGGCCGATCCGCCGGCAGGAGAACCGACCCCGCCCCGCGGAGGTGGGCCATCCCCCGGCCCCCGAGCCGCGATCGGAGAACCCCGAGGCCCCGCCGGTGATCCTCGCGGATCGGGCGATGACCTACAGCCCCATCGAGATCCTGCGCCGCAAACCGTTCGAACGCTTCTCCGAGGAGGAGATCCAGCGGGTCCGCCGCCTCATGGCCCGCCTGCGCTGGCAGATCTCCGAACGGGAGACGCGCCGGCTGCGCCCGGGCCCCCGCGGAGAGCACCTGGATCTACGGCGAACGCTGCGCCGGAGCATGCGCCACTACGGGGAATGGGTGCGCCTGCTCTGGCGCACCCACAAGCGCAAGCCCCGGCCGCTGGTGGTGCTGTGCGACATCAGCGGCTCTATGGAGCGCTACGCCCGCATGCTCCTCCACTTCCTGCACGCCCTCAGCCACACCCGGCGCCACGTGGAGACCTTCGTCTTCGGCACCCGCCTCACCCGCATCACCCGCTGCCTGCGCCACCGGGACCTGGACGAAGCCCTCCGCGAGGTCAGCCACACGGTGGTGGATTGGTCCGGAGGGACCCGCATCGGCGAGTGCCTGCACGTTTTCAACCGCGACTGGGGCCGGCGGGTGCTGGGCCGCGGAGCGGTGGTGATGATCATCAGCGATGGCTGGGACCGCGGGGACGTGGAGCTCCTAAGGCAGGAGATGGAAAGGCTTCAGAAATCGTGCTATCGTTTGATCTGGCTGAACCCCCTGCTCGGGATCCCGGGGTATCAGCCCCTGACCCGGGGGATGCAGGCCGCCCTGCCCTACATCGACGATTTCCTGCCGGTGCACAACCTGGCCAGCCTGGAGCAGCTGGCCGCCCATCTGGAACGGCTCCCCGCCCGTCGCTCCGCCCGCCGCTCCGGGCTGGCCCGGCCTGTCCCCTCCGGGGGGCCGGAGTGA
- a CDS encoding type II toxin-antitoxin system VapC family toxin: MKLLLDTHIFLWSLLEPGRLTSAVARVLQDPTNELWLSPIMVWEVLILAEKGRVVLQPEPLTWIRQALSIVPFREAPLTGEVAIQSRRVNLSHQDPVDRFLVATALVYDLILVTADERILNTRPVRVLPNR, from the coding sequence ATGAAACTGTTACTGGACACGCATATTTTCCTTTGGAGCCTTCTGGAGCCCGGACGTTTGACCTCCGCTGTGGCCCGCGTGCTCCAAGATCCTACAAATGAGCTGTGGTTATCTCCAATCATGGTCTGGGAGGTTTTGATTCTCGCGGAAAAAGGTCGTGTGGTCCTTCAGCCAGAGCCCTTGACGTGGATCAGACAGGCGCTCAGCATCGTGCCTTTTCGAGAAGCCCCTCTCACTGGGGAAGTGGCCATTCAGAGCCGCCGTGTGAATCTCTCCCACCAGGACCCAGTGGATCGATTCCTGGTAGCCACAGCGCTCGTTTATGATCTAATCCTGGTGACAGCTGATGAACGAATTCTGAACACACGCCCGGTGCGTGTTTTACCCAATCGCTAA
- a CDS encoding molybdopterin-binding protein produces MKFGPVPIEEAIGRILAHNIADAQGNRIFRKGRRLTPEDVARLRAEGYQEVVVAEPEPSDVGEEEAARRIARACEGPGLRPMPAAGGRVNFLADGAGVFLVEPDRLAQLNRLPGVTLATLTRGSVVRARQIVASLKIIPFALPEAIVAQAEALLQDNSPLMGVYPFQPRRVALILSGHPAVWPRLIADFEAPLRERVDACGGIWLGTQTVRHEEAELARAMEAALRQGADFLILAGETAIMDEEDIAPRAIRRIGGTVEAFGAPVDPGNLLLIAYRGEVPILGAPGCARSRHRNVVDWVIPRLMAGLRLTREEIATMGHGGLLEDVEERPAPRLLGTSS; encoded by the coding sequence ATGAAGTTCGGCCCGGTCCCCATCGAAGAGGCGATCGGGCGCATCCTGGCCCACAACATCGCCGATGCCCAGGGGAACCGCATCTTCCGCAAAGGTCGGCGCCTGACGCCGGAGGACGTCGCCCGCCTCCGAGCGGAGGGGTATCAGGAGGTCGTGGTCGCGGAGCCGGAGCCTAGCGACGTCGGGGAGGAGGAAGCGGCCCGCCGCATCGCCCGGGCCTGCGAGGGGCCCGGCCTGCGCCCGATGCCGGCCGCAGGAGGACGGGTGAACTTCCTTGCGGATGGAGCAGGGGTGTTCCTCGTCGAGCCCGACCGGCTGGCCCAGCTGAACCGTCTCCCCGGGGTCACGCTGGCGACCCTGACGCGAGGGAGCGTGGTGCGGGCCCGCCAGATCGTCGCCAGCCTCAAGATCATCCCCTTCGCCCTGCCGGAGGCGATCGTGGCCCAGGCGGAGGCGCTGCTTCAGGACAACAGCCCGCTCATGGGCGTCTACCCCTTCCAGCCTCGCCGCGTCGCCCTGATCCTCTCCGGCCACCCCGCTGTCTGGCCCCGGCTGATCGCCGATTTCGAAGCGCCCCTCCGGGAACGGGTGGACGCATGCGGCGGGATATGGCTCGGGACCCAGACCGTGCGACATGAGGAAGCCGAGCTGGCCCGGGCCATGGAAGCGGCCCTCCGGCAAGGGGCGGATTTCCTGATCCTGGCCGGGGAGACGGCGATCATGGACGAGGAAGACATCGCCCCCCGGGCGATCCGGCGGATCGGCGGGACCGTGGAGGCTTTCGGGGCCCCCGTCGATCCGGGGAACCTCCTCCTCATCGCCTATCGGGGGGAGGTCCCGATCCTGGGGGCACCGGGCTGCGCCCGGAGCCGGCACCGGAACGTAGTGGACTGGGTGATCCCGCGTCTGATGGCCGGCCTGCGGCTCACCCGTGAGGAGATCGCCACGATGGGGCACGGCGGGCTCCTCGAAGATGTAGAGGAGCGCCCGGCCCCTCGCCTCCTCGGAACCTCTTCCTGA